The genomic interval aaactttggaaggttcaatttgagaaataaaagccatgtgtaagcaagcatctttgagatttaatcttgttgaaaCTCCTTGGCTAATAACACCAATAATTTTATCAATAGGATGGTCTCTACGAGTTCTCCATtattttggtagatcattggtgtttgattcttgttgtacactttcttgttgattttccggtgccttcacaattttatcatttgaaagttcttccggggtaaatctaaaggatcatcatcatcacaaacaactatttcctccttagaggtgttagtctcatcaaaggatacatgcatggattcttcaatagttaaagttcttttattataaattctatatgctttactagaaagagaataacctagaaatataccttcgtcagatttctcatcaaacttaccaagactgactttgtcattgttgagaacaaagcacttgcatccaaaaatgtgaaagtgagcaatgtttggctttcttcctttaaagagttcatatggagtcttctttaagataggtctaatgattactcgatttccaacataacatgccgtgctaaccgcatccgcccaaaagtatttaggaagatttgcatcactaagcattgtttttgcaagttccactagaagcctattctttctttcaactactccattttgttgtggagttcttggtgctgaaaaattatgagagataccatgttcttcacaaaaatcttcaaatgatgcattttaaaattctccaccatgatcacttcttatggatacaatctttagtgacttttcattttggatttgtttttcatacttcttaaaggctttaaaagcatcacttttctgcacaagaaacaaagtccaagaatatctagaaaaatcatcaacaataactaaagcgtatacattacctctgaagcttcttgttcttgatggaccaaataaatccatatgcaacaattatAGTGGTCTTGTAGAagacaccacattctttggtttgaaagttgattttgtttgtttccctttttgacatgcatcacaaagtcgatctttgacaaactttatatTAGGAAATCCAATGACAAGATCACGTTTGATTAATTTATTCAAATGTTCCATATGAATATGAGCAATTCTTttgtgccaaagccatgagtcattgTTGTTCGCCATGAGATATTTTACCTTCAAAGACAAGTCATCAAGAGaaatcataaatatattattgattcttTTACCTTTAAGTTTAACCTCATGTGTGACTTTGTCTTCTATCAAACATACATCTTTAGTAAACTTGATCTTCAATCCTTTGTCACATAGTTGGCTAATACTAAGAAGAttgtgctttagtccttcaaaataaagaacatcttcaatggatgtgaaaggtggtgcaccaactttgcctacGCCAAGAATCTTTCCtttattgttatctccataggtaaCATAACCCTTGGCCTTAAGCTTTAGATCTGAAAATTTGTTGAtgtctcccgtcatatgcttgGAACAACCACTATCGAGATACCATTGATTTGatgtggtcttcaagcatacctacaaaaaaaaaaggttttgttaggtacccaaaatGCTTTGGGTCCTTCATAATTAATACATTTCTTTACCCACACATAATGTCCACATGCCACACTAAAGTTTCTAATATAGCAAGCATTAAGTGTATGTCCACTTATACCATAATAGAAACATGTAggaacaaaattacttctatatctaggaacataaggtttctttttATAGAATCTTTTCTTAGGATGGTGATGAACCACTTTAGGCTTGTTAATTTTCTCTTCAGATGTTTGATCACTAGCCTTAAGAAAAATGGTTTTACTAGAACTTGgttttgagaactttgaataaccaatcccacttttatcattagaataCCATTGTTGACTAAGGATACCTTCTAAACCAATTTGTCCTCTTTCATATCTTTCTaggactctctttaattggaaaatttgaaaagaaagtgattcacaattattacatgtatatttttgttctattttatcaacatattgtttcttttcaacCTCGAAATCTTTTTGCATGGTATCCATTTTATCTTCAAGAGTTTTGATTTGTTTCTCTTGAGTTGATATGGTTATatataacattttgcattcattcaataATTCACTTATGGCACCTTGTGCATCATTATCGAAAATAGagaattcattactaacctcatcgttctcatcatcggaatggtgtgaagccatcaatgctagatttgcactttcgtcGCTATCCGAATCGGATGATGAACTTatctcattatcttcccatgcaacATAGGCCTTTTTATTCTTGAATTCCTTTTTGCCTTTGACACCACCATTCTTGGAGAGTTTTGGACAATCTGGTTTTATATGACCTTTTTTACCACATTCATAACATGTGACATCTTGTGTTGAAGTGGAAGCCTCCTTTTTCTTGAAGTGGTTCTTTCTTTTTACATGagatgatttattatttttaccaAAGAACTTACCAAGTTGTTTAACAAGGAGCATGAAATTTTCATCTTCCATCGGTGGATCATCGTTTATAGAATCTACTTTCAaagcaatgcctttggattttgaATCTAAACTTTCATGCTTTTgaagtcttccgagttctgtttcgtattcttgaagttttctaAATAATGTTGGGGAAGTCATTTTTGTTAGATTCTTCTTCTCGGATATTGCCGCTACCTTTGGTTGCCATTTTCAGGTTAAGGATCTTAGAACTTTAAGATTTTGTTCCTCAGTAGAAATTTTCTTTCCAAGAGCGTCTAAATGATTTATTAAGTGAACAAATCTCTTTTATAGATCAAGAATGGTTTCTCCGGGCTGCATTCTAAATAATTCATATTCTTGACTCAAAGTATTTAACCGAGATCTCTTAACttcaacggttccttcatgagtttctactaaTGTATCCCATATTTGTTTAGCCGTCGTACATGACGAAACACGAAAAAACTCGTCCACGCTGAGTgctccttgaagaagattgatagcctttttgtcagcaagaaccttctTTCTATTGTTATCATCCCATGAAGCTTTAGGTTTATCTGATCCAACACCATTGACGACAGTTActggaacatgaggaccttctaGGACTGCCTCCcacacttcttctccttgtgcttctaaatgAGCCCTCATACGATTTTTCCAAAAATCGAAGTATTGTCCACAGAACAATGGAGGTTTGTTGTTGCTACCACCGTCTCTGAAAACCGGATTTAGATTTGCGAAAGCCATCTGGATCTCttaggaacaggttacctataacatgctctgatgccaattgtaagtatgaaatgcgcctaagagggggtgaattaggttcttaaaatttttctggtttttagaggtatgtatgttcttatttttctggtttggttgAAAGAGGATAAACAAATAAATGCAGAAAGATAAacgacacaacgatatatactggttcccctcacaatctgagagtactccagtcccctttcacaagaaagagatttcactatagttagaatgattgtacaagcctatcCACACCAAATGTGATgctttactatctaacctatagaaaGATCAAAGGCTCTTAAAACCTTTAAGATCTTTAACACTAAGTGcaagaagaacaatcctcttcaatgcacacacttacttccaacaatcctggaaaaTAAGTAAGCAACAATATGTTTGAATAATTACAAGAGTTtttgaagatgaataatatatcaatcttggattgatcttccttTTCAAGCACACAATTCCTTTAATGATAAACAAGTGTTCAATGAatgtatgatatgaaactttggtattttgagtGAAGGTTATATGCACAAAGTTTCAATGAAAATGAAGTATAGACACTTGGTaatttttgtgaaagatatggacacttgaattgtttaaattatatgAATGAAAGAGGTAAAGAACAAATTTTGAAAATCTGAATTATATGGCCTCTAAGACACCCCTACAAAAGGTTATTATGTATGGAAGGATGCAAGGATAAAAGGTGAAGAGGTACcatttgaagaaatgaagaaattttgaaattttcaaaattttcacgtGGGAACTGGTTCCCTTTATCCAGAACCCGAGTTCCCTATATGCAACgttataaaaatttgaaaaaatgaactgGGGAACTGGTTCCCAGAatgtggaactcggttcccaaACATGAGGAGCGCAAAATGAAGTGGCAGGGggttctgggaaccggttcctccaaactggaactcggttcccatATGTGAAAAActccaaaaacatatttttaaaggtTTGAAATAGTTTCTAATGTTTTGTAAAGTTTATGGGACATGTATGgatgtttgaaaacacttgtttATGCATTAAGAGACTTGTATGCCATATATCTTAAACTTGCACTTCAGAATTTAACCATGATTTCATTCAGGACACAAATCGATACTAATGTTCTTTAGACTGAACTTGAATCTATCTTTAGAAAaaggttttgtgaaaatattagcccattgatggtctgtatcagtaAAGCTTAAGCTCAATATCCCTTTCTGAATGTAGTCtctgatgaaatgatgcttaatttctatgtgtttagctttTGAGTGAAGAATAGGATTTTTGGAAAGGCATATTGCATAgtgttatcacagaaaatagggatcttacgctcatagatgttataatcttctaactgactcttcatccaaagcATTTGAGTCTACATCCTggagcagcaacatattctgcttctgtagttgatagtgcaatggtggcttgctttttgctataccaggagatcaaattatttcctagaaactgacagcttccagatgtacttttacgttcaattctatctccagcaaaatcagcatcacaataacctactaagttaAACTCTTTGGATTTTCTGTAACATAATCCAACactagtagtacctttcagataccttagaattctcttgacGTCAGTCAAGtgtgattctctaggatctggtTGGAGTCTTGCACAGAAACACGCACTAAACAGAATATCAGGCCTAGATGCAGTTAGGTAGAGTaatgatccaatcatacctctatagagcttctgatctaccttcttacttacctcttctTTGCCTAAAATGCAAGAAGGATGCAttggtgtttttgcttctttactttctgataatttgaatttcttcagaagttctttgacatattTTGCTTGATGAATGTGAGTGCCTTCAGaagtttggtttatttgaattcccagaaagaattttagttcacccatcatgctcatttcaaattcttcctgcatagacttagcaaattcttttccaagagagatattagaagttccaaagataatatcatccatatatatttgacagattaagatatcatttttgaatgattttcgaaagagtgttgtatcaactttccctATTGTGAAACCTTTCTCTAGAAGAAATGATCTAagtcgttcataccaagctctaggtgcttgttttaaaccatataaagatttcattaatttgaaaacatgttcaggATAAATAGAATCTTCAAAATCAGGGGGTTGATGAACATACACTTCTTTTTCGATTTAACCAAttaaaaatgcacttttaacatccatttgatattgAGTTATGTTAAATTGAGCAGCATAAGCAATTAATAGTCATTGACTCTAACCTGGCGACTGAAAcaaaggtttcattatagtcaatgccttcttgctgagtATACCATTGAGCAACTATTCGTGccttgtttctgatgacttctccttgcttattcattttgtttatgaacacccactttgttccaataatgtagaatcctttaggtcttggaactagatcccatacatcattcctggtGAATTGATTTAGCTCCTCCTGCATAGCAATGATCCAATTTGTGTCTTGAAGTGCTTCATCTACTAAAGTTGGCTCTATCATTGATACTAATCCAAATAATGAATTTTCAATATTTCTTAGGTATGCTCTAGTTCTGAAAGGATCATCTTTCTTGCCcaggataacatcttctgaatgatgtgTAGTTAGTCTTGGAAATCTTTTCTGAGagttttcttcagaagttctcgTGTTCTCCATGGTTGATGTGATTTCTGATGTATCTTTATCTTCTGAGTCATCAGGATTCAAAGGTTGTTCTTCTGTATCTGCAAGATTTTTAGTCTGCTTTGGCTTTTaatggccaagcttatcatcaaatatgatattgattgattcttcaactattaatgtctctgtgttatatactctgtagccttttgagcgttccgAATATCCAAGCAGAAAACACTTTTGAGCCTtaaaatcaaacttgttcagatgttcgttagtgttaagaataaaacaagtacaaccaaatgggtgaaaatatgaaatattaggtttcctattcttccatagttcataaggagtcttatcaAGAATATGTCTTATGGACactctattttgaatatagcatGTAGTGTTTAGTGCttttgcccagaagtgcttagccatattggcttCATTGATCATTGTCCTAGTCATTTCTTGTAATGTTCTGTTTTTACGTTCCACAACCCCATTCTGCTGAGGTGTTCTAGGATAGGAGAAGTTGTGAGAGATTCCATcttctttgaagaacttctcaaagagatgattctcaaattctcctccatgatcacttctgaccttaatgattttaaattctttttcattttgaattTGTTTACAGAAGTCAAAAAATAcagtatgtgtttcatctttatgttttaagaatttaacccatgtccatctgctgtagtcatctacaatgactaaacCATATTTCTTACCTCTTATTGATGTTGTTTTCACTAGACCAAATTAATCAATATGTAGAAGTTCTAATGGTCTTGAAGAAGaaataacatttttagatttgtaagaggattttgagaactttcccttctgacatgcttcacaaagagcatctaagATGAACTTTAAATTGGGCAGTTCTCTTACTAAGTTGAGTTTATTAAGCTGAgataatctcctcaagctaacgAGTCCCAATCTTCTGTGACAAACCCATTGCTCATCATTTATAGATAGAAGACAAGTCACTTTCTGAgatttaagatcagaaagatcaatcttataaatgttattccttCTTTTACCAGTAAAAAGAATTGATCCGTCTttctgacttacaaccttgcaTGATTTTTGATTAAAgactatatcataaccattatcacttagTTGACTGATGGACAAcaaattatgagctaatccttcaacaagtaaaacattagttatagGGGGAGAGTTGCCATTACCAATAGTTCCTGATCTAATAATCTTTCccttttggttccctccaaatctGACGTCTCCGCTGGATTTAAGTTCCAagttttggaacatagacctttttcccgtcatgtgacgcgagcatccagagtccaggtaccaggACTGGTGTTTTGACTTCACTGCTAAGGGCATCTGCAACATAGACAATTTtcttcttaggtacccatatctttttggaTCCTTTGATGTTAGTGTGCCTGAAGCTTTGTCTTAGCTTAGGTCTAGCACAATAGTTTTCAGAGTAGGATGTATATTTAATATTGTGAGTGTGACCAAATTTAAACTGTGTGTGCAAAGGTTTATATTATATTTCCATGTCATCAACTGATTTAGGTATGTAGGGTTCCTTACCCTGAGGTGCTTCGTAGCCAATTCCATTTCGATTGCTTCTACTAACACCATAAGTCATTGAGGCCATTTTGCTTCTATTTATGCTTTTaacaagaaatttttgaaaactatcatcatattctttcagaatatcagATTTTAAGGTGCTATTAAGGATCTTTGTTTCCTTTTCCTCTATTAGTTGTGTAGTGTTatctttaagttcagaattttcttgtttaagtttctttgttttagtTAAGAGTTCAATCTTCAGCTTTTTAAATTTCATTCTTAATCTATTATGTCTTTCTAAAAGTTCTGATAAGCTTTCTTCAAGCTCttttctagtaagttcagaaaatacctcatttaaTTCAACTTCTGAGTCTGAATCATTTTCTGTGGTGGCCATGTATGCTATgttggcatgttcatcttctgagttgtattCGTCTTCTGATGATTTAGAATCATCCCAAGCTTATAATTGAGTTAAGGGGGTGAATTAATTCAAATATGGGCGATTGAACATGAGAGGGTGGTGAGGGTTCCTTCCCCTCTTAGGATTTTATGACAATTTTCGTAATCCTGATCTATCTAACATGTTTTGTGTGTGGTTTGATGATGAAATTTATATTCTGAATGGTATGTGTAGTTTCTCTAAGATTggcatgcattttggtaaaaccaaCATAGCAGAAACATGTTGGATAAAATGTCCTAACATACAAATTTCAACATTTCGAACAAGATGTTCCAACAAGGCAGGTATGACATCGTGTTTGCTGGAGTTGATCTGTCAAGTGAATCAGCCGTGTTATTAGCTACATAATATTTTGGAATTTTCAGTTAGCTTATATGCCATCCAAGATCGATTCAATCAGAGATATTTGTTGGTTTTCAcactttctataattggagacaatttaggaaaattTGGATTGgaaacctattttcttggagaacaagtagcagaCTTTGTGCAGTCTCCTTGCTGCAGTTTTTGGCCCAATTCAGTCAAtactaattctataaatagacGGGCTTAAACCTAGTTTTAAGATGGGATTGATATTTGTATTTTGTTAGGGTTCTAGGAGTCCTTATTTGGTTGTGTTGTAACTTCCATATTTGTtcattcacaaacctgtaggtgttgaatgtttgatctccgaagctgttaagcaaggagagtaaGTGTAAGATCTCAtcagcttttaagcattgagaattATGTATCTTTGAAGAGCGTCTTCTACTTTTGATTGTTTGTGCCGTTTGTCATTGGTTGTGATTgaggggatttgaggagggcctcatacctaggtgggtcttgtaacacccttctaaacccctacagaatattaaataaatttagagTAAAAACATGTACATGggcattgttagaacaagaattgttgtgatcaatattcttagttttgatgataacaatgtatacgaattttgtataagacaatgtggtactctaatcctatgcattttccatttcaggaaatatataaagagtatgcacaattcagcgcaagaagcactgactcagaaggttcaagtatgcaacataagaacatgctctcgcaagacatcagaagatggtcaagcagaatcagaacatggtctattgaagcattagaggaacttgagttcagaagcagaagcactgaagttcatatggtatcacgctagaagcacttaaaagtcagaagacaagaagatgctctgcaccaagctgaatgactctgatattcaaacgttgtatcaataaagatcagatcagaagcaagtacaagatgacaggctatgctgactaacaaaaggaacgttagaagctattaaaggcaaagtcagttaaagcaggaaaagcaaggctcgaggtagttgaaaaaagagtgaaacattaaatgcaatgctgtacggatcacgcaacgcattaaatgctcccaatggtcatcttctcaaaacgcctataaatagtgaagttctgatcagaagcaaggttaccaattttacGAACTACTctttcaaacttgctgaaacgctgttgaatcaaacttcatcttcaacctcactacttttgtaatatcttagtgagatttaagcttagaacttaagagaaatatcacagttgtgattatagcttattaagaagcatatactcttgtaagaatttgttttatatttatttgtaaaaggttcctagagtgatcaaggtgtgatcagaatactctagaagacttagaaggtatctaagtggaaaaccattgtaatcaaggttgattagtggattaaatcctcaggtgaggtaaatcactctaagggggtggactggagtagtttcgttaacaacgaaccaggataaaaatcattgtgcaattgtttttatcttaagagtttttaaagtcacacttattcaaacccccctttataagtgtttttctatccttcaggcatTACAACTCCAAGGGAATTAAAGCATTCAATGATGTCAACCCTTTTGAGGAACACAAAACGATGTTATTCAGTAAatatgtttaacacagcggaattgtTTTGAAATCTGAATAACTCAAAACGATTAATAATCATCACCAAAGAGCCATCGGCTCCTATTCCAATCAAAATAAaccaaacaactaaaaacaagaGTTTATGAAAATAACTCTAAAGCAAACATTCCCAAGTGTTACTGTTAGAatatgaaatgttctgatcaatatttctagttttgatgataacattatatatgaattttgtataagacaatgtggtactctaattattcacgttttccatttcaggaaaagtattaAAGAGTATGCATTAAATCATCATTCAGAAGCTCTAA from Vicia villosa cultivar HV-30 ecotype Madison, WI unplaced genomic scaffold, Vvil1.0 ctg.001117F_1_1_3, whole genome shotgun sequence carries:
- the LOC131633352 gene encoding uncharacterized protein LOC131633352, whose protein sequence is MTSPTLFRKLQEYETELGRLQKHESLDSKSKGIALKVDSINDDPPMEDENFMLLVKQLGKFFGKNNKSSHVKRKNHFKKKEASTSTQDVTCYECGKKGHIKPDCPKLSKNGGVKGKKEFKNKKAYVAWEDNEISSSSDSDSDESMLEDHIKSMVSR